From Mannheimia pernigra, one genomic window encodes:
- the folE gene encoding GTP cyclohydrolase I FolE, whose translation MTTISPELNGVENQLSPEAQKVRQALLIKGIETPTVAHKKDKDSRRAEIQQHMHAVLELLGLDLTDDSLEETPHRLAKMYVDEIFSGLDYATFPKITNIENRMNVSEMVLVDDITLTSTCEHHFVTIDGKVAVAYYPKKWVIGLSKINRVVQFFAQRPQVQERFTEQILTAFQTILETDDVAVYVKATHFCVKCRGVKDTNSYTVTSAFGGVFLEDRETRKEFLGLLNK comes from the coding sequence ATGACAACGATCTCGCCCGAATTAAATGGTGTAGAAAATCAACTTTCTCCCGAAGCTCAAAAAGTTCGCCAAGCCTTATTGATAAAAGGCATTGAAACGCCAACCGTCGCCCATAAAAAAGATAAAGATAGTCGTCGTGCAGAAATTCAACAGCATATGCACGCAGTGTTAGAACTGCTTGGCTTAGATTTAACAGATGATAGCTTAGAGGAAACCCCTCATCGCCTTGCCAAAATGTATGTAGATGAGATTTTTAGCGGTCTTGATTATGCCACTTTTCCGAAAATCACGAATATTGAAAACCGAATGAACGTCAGTGAGATGGTATTAGTTGATGATATTACGCTGACTTCAACCTGTGAGCATCATTTTGTCACCATTGATGGCAAAGTTGCCGTGGCGTATTACCCGAAAAAATGGGTGATTGGGCTTTCTAAAATCAACCGTGTGGTGCAATTTTTCGCTCAACGTCCGCAAGTGCAAGAGCGTTTTACCGAGCAAATTTTAACCGCATTTCAAACTATTTTAGAAACAGATGATGTGGCAGTTTATGTGAAAGCCACGCACTTTTGTGTGAAATGTCGTGGGGTAAAAGATACCAATAGCTATACTGTTACTTCGGCATTTGGCGGTGTGTTCTTAGAAGATAGAGAAACGCGTAAAGAGTTTTTAGGTTTATTAAATAAATAA
- a CDS encoding heme biosynthesis HemY N-terminal domain-containing protein gives MFRTLFLMLLLLAGLIAGPYISGNQGYVRIETAATVIEMSIVMLVVFFVVAMAVVYLLEWIFIKICRMSSGAYNWFSTRKHKKAKQETLEGLMRMSEGNYSKAEKLFSKNAKYADEPVLNLIKAAEAAQQNGDDLAANKYLIKATEIAGTNNLAVELARTRILLQQGKLPAARTAIDSLLELAPHNDEVLRLAIQIYKELNAYVALDRLLSDIGQRNFLTATEYADLEHFVDDGLQNERLQEDGQEGLLIWWENQPNRRRKSVYSRVGVIKRLIDSDDHQSAEQIALETLKKFEDEQLQGLFTQLTRLQVASDSKFVKVLTKRANKANVKYADDYARVLGYIYTRNNEYEKAKLQFELLLAHDECLPDDRIMALYVAEQTNDYILANRIREENLKQVNMEALPKTNEVFALPENIDNVKSI, from the coding sequence ATGTTTAGAACGCTCTTTTTAATGCTTTTATTATTGGCAGGCTTAATTGCAGGACCTTATATTTCAGGTAATCAAGGGTATGTCAGAATTGAAACGGCGGCTACAGTAATTGAAATGAGCATTGTGATGCTTGTGGTCTTTTTTGTAGTAGCAATGGCAGTCGTTTATCTACTTGAATGGATTTTCATTAAAATTTGTCGTATGAGTAGCGGAGCTTATAATTGGTTCTCAACCCGTAAGCATAAAAAAGCTAAACAAGAAACGCTTGAAGGCTTAATGCGTATGAGTGAGGGTAATTATTCGAAAGCTGAAAAGCTCTTTAGCAAAAATGCGAAATATGCAGATGAGCCTGTGCTGAATCTTATTAAAGCTGCGGAAGCGGCTCAGCAAAACGGTGATGATTTAGCAGCTAATAAATACTTAATTAAAGCAACCGAAATTGCAGGAACAAATAATTTAGCCGTTGAATTAGCTCGAACTAGAATTTTATTACAGCAAGGGAAGTTACCTGCTGCTCGCACAGCAATTGACAGCTTATTAGAATTAGCTCCACATAATGATGAAGTATTACGTTTAGCGATTCAAATTTACAAAGAGTTGAACGCTTATGTAGCATTAGATCGTTTACTATCGGATATTGGTCAGCGTAATTTCTTAACTGCGACAGAATATGCAGATTTAGAGCATTTTGTTGATGATGGATTACAAAATGAACGTTTACAAGAAGATGGTCAAGAAGGTCTACTCATCTGGTGGGAGAATCAGCCAAATCGTCGCCGTAAATCAGTTTATAGTCGTGTTGGTGTGATTAAGCGTTTAATTGATAGCGATGATCATCAATCTGCAGAGCAGATTGCTTTAGAAACCTTGAAAAAATTTGAAGACGAGCAACTACAGGGATTATTCACTCAATTAACACGCCTACAAGTTGCTTCTGATAGCAAGTTTGTTAAAGTATTGACTAAGCGTGCTAATAAAGCAAATGTAAAATATGCCGATGATTATGCTAGAGTATTAGGTTATATCTATACTCGAAATAATGAGTATGAAAAAGCAAAATTACAATTTGAATTATTATTAGCTCACGATGAATGCCTGCCTGATGACCGTATTATGGCACTGTATGTTGCAGAGCAAACAAATGACTATATACTTGCCAATCGTATTCGTGAGGAGAATCTCAAACAAGTAAATATGGAGGCTCTACCTAAAACGAATGAAGTATTTGCATTACCTGAAAATATAGATAATGTAAAATCAATATAA
- a CDS encoding peptide ABC transporter substrate-binding protein — MLKFLQAIKIAKKCAKMTACVLLIVSCDKLNNAKSISQPQVDTQPSSTELKRAIYSPVFQLDPHKIKMSADAAPLRDLLVGLMAYNTKGEVVPAIAQSWFTEDGKSWLFILDGKATWSNGKAVTAQDFAQSWQRLIDPKNHSLLAKYLIYMGIENAKAIIDQQKPILALGIKALNAHTLEIRLDRPNHQLPQMLAHVALLPTYQGQEPHSDHFVSNAAYQIKQISDNKLILKARSEDVPFQHVVYDLMTTMQQDSLFDIVENPLLSQKINIVKFPRLCSHYYEFNFNDPQLSKKEVREALRAMVSSANIGQVYGILSQSVIPHHLVKEREKPWRSIIVEQLLMKAGVSLKNPVKMTLLYDDSQMNSDIANQITRTLSQSDLFHITPKMVDWQTANQLREKKDYQLIRSGWCADYPDPLIFLQKFHSASPDNHSNYKNEVVDEKLNRLQAENLNQEQRALLIQEINDQLYSDVAVLPLFQYEHRVGVVSSLWGIDLNNDSEVIYSKDLRRILE; from the coding sequence ATGTTGAAATTTTTACAAGCGATTAAAATTGCAAAAAAATGTGCAAAAATGACCGCTTGTGTTTTGCTGATTGTCTCTTGTGATAAATTAAATAATGCTAAATCAATTTCTCAGCCACAAGTTGACACTCAACCAAGCAGCACAGAACTAAAACGAGCTATTTATTCTCCAGTATTTCAGCTCGATCCACATAAAATAAAGATGTCAGCTGATGCCGCCCCTTTGAGAGACTTACTGGTAGGGTTGATGGCATATAATACAAAAGGCGAAGTTGTGCCAGCGATTGCACAAAGTTGGTTTACCGAAGATGGAAAATCGTGGTTATTTATTTTAGATGGCAAAGCAACTTGGTCAAACGGTAAAGCGGTGACAGCACAAGACTTTGCTCAGAGCTGGCAACGTTTGATTGATCCTAAAAATCATTCTTTACTCGCAAAATATCTCATTTATATGGGCATAGAAAATGCTAAAGCGATTATAGATCAGCAAAAGCCAATTTTAGCATTAGGGATAAAAGCATTAAATGCTCATACGCTAGAAATTCGTCTTGACCGACCAAATCATCAGTTGCCTCAAATGTTGGCTCACGTAGCGTTATTACCAACTTATCAAGGGCAAGAGCCCCATTCTGATCATTTTGTAAGTAATGCGGCGTATCAAATTAAGCAAATATCGGATAACAAATTAATTTTGAAAGCACGATCTGAAGATGTTCCATTTCAGCATGTAGTCTATGATTTAATGACCACTATGCAACAGGATTCGCTGTTTGATATTGTGGAAAATCCTCTGCTAAGCCAGAAGATTAATATTGTAAAGTTTCCACGCTTATGTTCACATTATTATGAATTTAATTTTAACGATCCTCAATTAAGTAAAAAAGAGGTTCGTGAAGCGTTACGAGCAATGGTTTCTTCAGCTAATATTGGGCAAGTATATGGCATTTTAAGCCAGTCGGTTATTCCACATCATTTAGTGAAAGAGAGAGAAAAACCGTGGCGGTCTATTATTGTCGAGCAGCTTTTAATGAAAGCTGGGGTGAGTTTGAAAAATCCTGTAAAAATGACATTACTGTATGATGATAGCCAGATGAATAGCGATATTGCGAATCAGATTACTCGCACATTATCTCAATCAGACTTATTTCATATTACGCCTAAAATGGTGGATTGGCAGACTGCTAATCAATTAAGAGAGAAGAAAGATTATCAGCTAATACGTTCTGGATGGTGTGCAGATTACCCTGATCCGCTCATTTTTTTGCAAAAATTTCATTCAGCCAGCCCAGATAATCACTCGAATTATAAAAACGAAGTGGTTGATGAAAAATTAAATCGGTTACAAGCAGAAAATTTAAACCAAGAGCAACGTGCTTTACTGATTCAAGAGATTAATGATCAGCTTTATAGTGATGTTGCTGTGTTACCGCTATTTCAGTATGAACACCGTGTAGGCGTTGTTTCCTCCCTTTGGGGTATTGATTTAAATAACGATAGCGAAGTAATTTATAGTAAGGATTTAAGGCGTATTTTAGAATAA
- a CDS encoding DUF808 domain-containing protein: protein MAFASLFTLLDDIAAVLDDVAIMTKMAAKKTAGVIGDDLALNANQVSGKNVLPERELPIVWAVAKGSFINKVILIPVALLLSFFLPQLIIPLLMIGGAYLCFEGVEKLFHHLFHKEEDNNKKELSEKDKIRGAIRTDFILSAEIIIIALGVLQNASTLTKILSLSAIGIGITAFVYGLVALIVKLDDIGLWLIQKKNTFSQAVGKGLLFTMPWFMKGLSIIGTIAMFLVGGGIFTHNSSMLHHFIETLNIHPDFSFLIDLVVGIVVGVIAYIIILPLIKLFSKKAH from the coding sequence ATGGCATTTGCCTCATTATTTACTTTATTAGATGATATTGCTGCCGTACTTGATGATGTGGCTATTATGACTAAAATGGCCGCAAAGAAAACGGCTGGCGTAATTGGCGATGATCTTGCTTTAAACGCTAATCAAGTAAGTGGGAAAAACGTACTGCCAGAGCGTGAATTACCGATTGTTTGGGCAGTTGCCAAAGGGTCATTTATCAATAAAGTGATCTTAATTCCCGTTGCATTGCTTTTATCATTCTTCCTCCCACAATTAATTATTCCGTTATTAATGATTGGCGGAGCTTATTTATGCTTTGAAGGTGTAGAAAAATTATTTCATCACTTATTCCATAAAGAGGAAGACAATAATAAAAAAGAACTGTCAGAAAAAGATAAAATTAGAGGTGCAATTCGTACTGATTTCATCTTATCCGCTGAAATTATTATTATTGCGTTAGGAGTATTACAAAATGCTTCTACCTTAACCAAAATTTTATCACTTTCAGCGATTGGTATTGGTATTACCGCTTTTGTTTATGGTTTAGTAGCATTAATCGTTAAATTAGATGATATTGGCCTATGGCTAATCCAGAAGAAAAATACATTCTCACAAGCGGTCGGAAAAGGCTTATTATTTACTATGCCGTGGTTTATGAAAGGACTTTCTATAATTGGCACTATCGCAATGTTTTTAGTAGGGGGTGGCATTTTTACCCATAACTCTTCAATGCTCCACCATTTTATTGAAACATTAAATATTCACCCTGATTTTTCTTTCTTAATTGATTTAGTTGTTGGAATTGTTGTTGGAGTTATTGCTTATATAATTATTTTGCCTCTAATAAAATTATTTTCTAAAAAAGCACATTAA
- the rpsO gene encoding 30S ribosomal protein S15, whose amino-acid sequence MSLSVEAKAKIVAEFGRDTKDTGSSEVQIALLTAQINHLQTHFAKHKKDHHGRRGLLRMVSRRRKLLDYLKRTDLAKYSETIARLGLRR is encoded by the coding sequence ATGTCTCTAAGCGTAGAAGCAAAAGCAAAAATCGTTGCGGAATTTGGTCGTGATACAAAAGACACTGGTTCATCAGAAGTTCAAATTGCATTACTCACTGCACAAATCAACCATTTACAAACACACTTTGCTAAGCATAAAAAAGATCACCACGGTCGTCGCGGTTTATTACGTATGGTGTCACGTCGTCGTAAATTATTAGACTACTTAAAACGTACAGATCTTGCTAAATATTCAGAAACTATCGCACGTCTAGGTTTACGTCGCTAA
- a CDS encoding uroporphyrinogen-III C-methyltransferase — translation MSKSRKVPEKVERITAEVVAENQQAVNSEQSFAKNEIEEGILNESITEKSTIEKTMFEEKKEPSKKKISTEEQAIVQQKSGGKGLALLALLVALAVGGAGHFMANKKFGEVEAQMQALSDKVNLQALAKPSVELPNFENEKAEIAELSMNYQKALDRIKELENAQSDYAQLVNGLQLQVEKLNKASSSDKSFWLLSEAEFLLNNAVRKVVLDNDIETAKNLLLEADQVLAQVSDATNIREAIKADLNTLTNINNIDQNALMQRVANLTNRLDDLPILESEQSQAAVAEGEVTDSIADWQKNLERSATSFLDHFIRVSSKRNVADEKAFVAPNQEIYLRENIRLRLQIAILAIPRQQSEFYKKSLQTVGVWVRSYFDTSNDNVQNFLKEIDDLAEQTIYVDVPDSLQSLKVLSQQINKAPQQIDKVEIKAEKELEQAEPVKPVETEPAKSEEAEQPTPLAQ, via the coding sequence ATGTCAAAATCGAGGAAGGTACCTGAAAAAGTAGAACGTATAACGGCAGAAGTTGTAGCGGAAAACCAACAAGCGGTCAATTCTGAGCAATCTTTTGCAAAAAATGAGATTGAGGAAGGTATTTTGAACGAATCTATTACTGAAAAATCGACAATTGAAAAAACTATGTTTGAAGAAAAAAAAGAGCCGAGTAAAAAGAAAATAAGCACGGAAGAACAAGCTATTGTTCAACAGAAATCAGGTGGCAAAGGGTTAGCATTATTAGCTTTATTAGTGGCACTTGCGGTCGGTGGTGCGGGTCATTTTATGGCAAATAAAAAATTTGGTGAAGTTGAAGCTCAAATGCAAGCTTTATCAGATAAGGTTAACCTGCAAGCATTGGCTAAACCTTCAGTTGAACTACCAAATTTTGAGAATGAAAAAGCAGAAATTGCTGAGCTTTCAATGAATTACCAAAAAGCATTAGATCGTATTAAAGAGCTTGAAAATGCACAAAGCGATTATGCCCAACTAGTTAATGGCTTGCAGTTACAAGTGGAAAAATTAAATAAGGCTTCAAGTTCAGATAAGAGTTTTTGGTTATTATCTGAAGCTGAGTTCTTATTAAATAATGCTGTTCGTAAAGTGGTATTAGATAACGATATCGAAACTGCTAAAAATCTGCTCTTAGAGGCCGACCAAGTTCTGGCTCAAGTTTCAGATGCAACGAATATTCGTGAAGCAATTAAAGCAGATTTAAATACTTTAACCAATATTAACAATATTGACCAAAACGCATTAATGCAGCGTGTGGCTAATTTGACTAATCGATTAGATGACTTACCAATTTTAGAAAGTGAGCAATCACAGGCAGCTGTCGCAGAAGGTGAAGTTACAGATTCAATTGCAGATTGGCAGAAAAATTTAGAGAGAAGTGCAACTTCCTTCTTAGATCATTTTATTCGTGTATCATCTAAGCGTAATGTTGCTGATGAGAAAGCCTTTGTTGCACCTAATCAAGAAATTTACTTACGTGAAAATATCCGTTTACGTTTACAAATTGCGATTTTAGCAATTCCTCGTCAGCAAAGTGAGTTCTATAAAAAATCATTGCAAACAGTGGGAGTTTGGGTAAGAAGTTATTTCGATACTTCAAATGATAATGTGCAAAATTTCTTAAAAGAGATTGATGATTTAGCTGAACAGACTATCTATGTTGATGTTCCAGATTCTCTACAAAGCTTGAAAGTATTATCTCAGCAAATTAATAAAGCTCCCCAACAAATTGATAAAGTAGAAATTAAAGCTGAGAAAGAGTTGGAGCAGGCAGAGCCTGTAAAACCAGTAGAAACAGAACCAGCTAAATCAGAGGAAGCTGAACAGCCTACTCCTTTGGCACAATAA
- a CDS encoding SurA N-terminal domain-containing protein: MIESMHERTKGPVFKIIFSLIAISFVIGGVGTSLISTDNTVAKVNGEEISQQLFNNEVNRQQNVLNSEMGSRFWDLMDNPEYAKQFNQSVLNRLIDEELLRQYAKELKLDISAEQIKSEIVNSQMFQQEGKFSNELYQQTLRQNNLSPDTYAAIVHEGMLQSQIQEGIVNTDFTVPSQQETLAKLLLQQREVRLAEFSIAKEMENQTASQQELQAYYDANKEKLLAPEKLTVEYVTFSPKDVESNIHITDEQIQTYYDRNKGDYLTKGEVHLAHIQVATETEAQAVEQELKNGADFAAVAKAKSVDMLSANHGGDLGWTQAGTFPKAFENAVENLEAGQVSRVVKVDNAYHIIKVLARKPEQVIGLAQVKDKITQLIRQDLVLTEYSTIVREMANRAFENNSSLEEVAKAGNVKVQKTEQFTRANVPTALQHEKALKALFEGELRQNKQNSDALDIGSETNLQTLFVRVSEYEAERQQTLEEAKLAVENTVKAEKAEKALLAKAEENVKALNEGKSANVKFNAPQTLVYMQSAGEDPVLAPIAFAMKKQQDKVAYQIARNQKGDVVIIALDKIVAGNAEQFKAFTPQFTQANQLIVRNELLKALREKASVEINDEFLEQNSSH, encoded by the coding sequence ATGATTGAATCAATGCACGAACGGACAAAAGGCCCCGTATTTAAAATTATTTTTTCATTAATTGCGATTTCATTTGTTATTGGTGGAGTGGGGACAAGTTTGATTTCTACCGATAATACTGTCGCTAAGGTTAATGGCGAAGAAATTAGCCAACAGCTATTTAATAATGAGGTTAATCGTCAGCAAAATGTGTTGAATTCAGAGATGGGTAGCCGTTTCTGGGATTTAATGGATAACCCTGAATATGCGAAGCAATTTAATCAATCGGTACTTAATCGCTTGATTGATGAAGAGTTGTTACGCCAATATGCAAAAGAACTGAAATTAGATATTAGTGCAGAACAAATCAAGTCTGAAATTGTTAATAGTCAAATGTTTCAGCAAGAGGGTAAATTCAGCAATGAATTATATCAACAAACCTTACGTCAAAACAATTTAAGTCCTGATACTTATGCGGCTATTGTTCACGAGGGTATGTTGCAATCACAAATCCAAGAAGGGATCGTAAACACTGATTTTACTGTGCCATCACAGCAAGAAACGTTGGCAAAATTATTGTTACAACAGCGTGAGGTGCGTTTAGCTGAATTCTCAATTGCAAAAGAAATGGAAAATCAGACCGCTTCACAACAAGAGTTACAAGCTTACTACGATGCTAATAAAGAAAAATTATTAGCACCAGAGAAATTAACGGTTGAATATGTCACTTTTTCTCCAAAAGATGTTGAAAGTAACATCCATATTACAGATGAACAAATCCAAACTTATTATGATCGCAATAAAGGTGACTATTTAACTAAGGGCGAAGTGCATTTAGCTCATATTCAAGTTGCAACAGAGACCGAAGCTCAAGCAGTTGAGCAAGAGCTAAAAAATGGTGCAGATTTTGCAGCCGTTGCGAAAGCAAAATCGGTAGATATGTTGTCAGCTAATCACGGTGGGGATTTAGGTTGGACTCAAGCAGGAACTTTCCCTAAAGCATTTGAAAATGCGGTAGAAAATTTAGAAGCAGGGCAAGTCAGTCGCGTTGTTAAAGTTGATAACGCTTATCACATTATTAAAGTATTAGCGCGTAAGCCTGAGCAAGTAATTGGATTAGCCCAAGTTAAAGATAAAATTACTCAACTCATTCGCCAGGATTTAGTATTAACGGAATATTCAACTATTGTGCGTGAAATGGCAAATCGAGCCTTTGAAAATAATAGTTCACTTGAAGAGGTGGCAAAAGCAGGTAATGTGAAAGTGCAAAAAACTGAGCAATTTACTCGTGCAAATGTGCCAACTGCATTACAACACGAGAAGGCATTAAAAGCATTATTTGAAGGTGAACTACGCCAAAATAAACAAAATTCTGATGCGTTAGATATTGGAAGCGAAACAAATCTACAGACGTTATTTGTACGTGTGAGTGAGTACGAAGCAGAACGTCAGCAGACATTAGAAGAAGCGAAGTTAGCTGTTGAAAATACTGTGAAAGCAGAAAAAGCAGAGAAAGCGTTGTTAGCTAAGGCGGAAGAAAATGTGAAAGCGCTCAATGAAGGTAAGTCCGCTAATGTGAAATTCAATGCACCGCAAACGTTAGTTTATATGCAGTCAGCGGGAGAAGATCCAGTATTAGCTCCAATCGCATTTGCAATGAAAAAACAGCAAGATAAGGTGGCTTACCAAATTGCTCGTAACCAAAAAGGTGATGTTGTGATTATTGCTTTAGATAAAATTGTGGCAGGTAATGCTGAACAATTTAAGGCTTTTACTCCACAATTTACTCAGGCTAATCAGCTTATAGTGCGTAATGAGCTACTAAAAGCCCTTCGAGAGAAAGCCTCTGTAGAAATAAATGATGAGTTTCTCGAACAAAATTCATCACACTAA
- a CDS encoding YchE family NAAT transporter: protein MDIVINFAIYLQFFIGLFAIVNPFGSLPIFFSMTAHQYEGERNRTSLITAMSIGVILLVSLYFGNLILNAFSISLSSFRVAGGILIVSIAMTMISGKLGEHKQNKEEKNEDITEYENIGVVPLAMPIMAGPGAIGSTIVWGTRYHTWEDYVGFSVAIIIFALICYVLFRYSAPLVKKLGRTGSNVVTRIMGLILMALGIEIIVAGITTLFPVLFVK, encoded by the coding sequence GTGGATATTGTCATTAATTTCGCCATCTACCTCCAATTCTTCATCGGGTTGTTTGCTATCGTCAATCCTTTTGGATCTTTACCTATTTTTTTCAGTATGACCGCCCACCAATATGAAGGCGAGCGAAATCGTACAAGCCTCATTACGGCTATGTCTATCGGTGTGATTTTATTAGTTAGTCTTTACTTCGGGAATCTGATTTTAAATGCCTTTAGTATTTCATTAAGCTCTTTTAGAGTCGCAGGTGGAATTTTAATTGTCAGTATTGCAATGACTATGATTAGCGGTAAATTAGGTGAACATAAGCAAAATAAAGAAGAGAAAAACGAAGATATTACCGAGTATGAAAATATTGGCGTTGTGCCACTCGCTATGCCGATTATGGCAGGTCCAGGGGCAATCGGGTCAACGATTGTATGGGGAACTCGTTACCATACTTGGGAAGATTATGTTGGTTTTAGCGTTGCTATCATTATTTTTGCCTTAATTTGTTATGTTTTATTCCGTTATTCAGCCCCTTTAGTGAAAAAATTAGGAAGAACGGGGTCAAATGTGGTGACTCGTATTATGGGCTTAATTCTAATGGCTCTGGGGATTGAAATTATTGTAGCGGGTATCACTACTTTATTCCCTGTGCTTTTTGTTAAATAG
- a CDS encoding 3-deoxy-D-manno-octulosonic acid kinase yields the protein MRNIQYLFNADVIPEEQAECVQSLLNCKNIERSDRLLGYSKGRGTTWFLNTTPELGINVVLRHYYRGGMFGKLIKDRYFYARFEHTRAYKEFFLLQQMLAWKLPVPRPVAIKVENSLCCYRADIMLEKLENTQDLSKILQSQVLSNQQYEQIGKLIRRLHNHQVHHSDLNIHNILRENEEKFWLIDFDKCRIEQGESWKQSNLDRLLRSFKKEQTRLNILFNEENWQAVLKGYSAR from the coding sequence ATGCGAAATATCCAATATCTTTTTAATGCCGATGTGATTCCTGAAGAACAGGCAGAATGTGTACAATCTTTACTAAATTGCAAAAATATTGAACGTTCCGACCGCTTGTTAGGCTATTCAAAAGGGCGTGGCACAACGTGGTTTTTAAATACAACGCCAGAACTTGGCATTAATGTGGTGTTACGTCACTATTATCGAGGGGGGATGTTTGGAAAACTGATAAAAGACCGCTATTTTTACGCCCGCTTTGAACATACGCGAGCCTATAAAGAATTTTTCTTACTACAACAGATGTTAGCCTGGAAGTTGCCCGTACCTCGCCCAGTCGCAATTAAAGTAGAAAATAGCTTGTGTTGCTATCGTGCTGATATTATGTTGGAAAAGTTAGAAAATACACAAGATTTAAGCAAGATTTTGCAATCTCAAGTGCTTTCAAATCAGCAATATGAACAGATCGGAAAATTAATTCGCCGTTTGCACAATCATCAAGTTCATCATTCTGATCTGAATATCCATAATATTTTGAGAGAAAATGAGGAAAAATTTTGGTTGATCGATTTCGATAAATGCCGTATTGAACAAGGCGAAAGTTGGAAACAGAGCAATTTAGATAGGCTGTTGCGTTCGTTCAAAAAAGAACAAACTCGGTTGAATATTCTGTTTAATGAGGAAAATTGGCAAGCGGTTTTGAAAGGATACTCCGCCCGATAA
- the apbC gene encoding iron-sulfur cluster carrier protein ApbC has product MNQLNEQQLIEIKNILQQFTHPTLQKDLIAMNAFKKAELGNEVLRIEMTMPFAWNTAFAVLKAETEEKLKELTRARGVKWVLNYQIATLKRANKHPAVNGVKNIIAVTSGKGGVGKSTTSVNLALALQVQGARVGILDADIYGPSIPHMLGAKEQRPTSPDNKHITPITVYGLQSNSIGYLMEEDNATIWRGPMASSALNQLLNETWWNELDYLVIDMPPGTGDIQLTLSQQIPVTGAVVVTTPQDIALLDAIKGISMFEKVSVPVLGVIENMSMHICSNCGHSEAIFGTGGADKIAQKYSTQVLAQLPLHIRLREDLDSGVPTVVAAPEHEISQAYLALAEKVAAELYWQGSVIPSEIMIREVK; this is encoded by the coding sequence ATGAATCAACTTAATGAACAGCAACTTATTGAAATTAAAAATATTTTACAACAATTTACTCACCCCACGTTGCAAAAAGACCTTATCGCAATGAATGCGTTTAAAAAAGCAGAATTAGGTAATGAGGTTTTACGCATTGAAATGACGATGCCATTTGCGTGGAACACTGCTTTTGCGGTATTAAAAGCAGAAACCGAAGAAAAGCTAAAAGAATTAACCCGTGCAAGGGGGGTAAAATGGGTATTAAATTACCAAATTGCGACCTTAAAGCGTGCGAATAAGCACCCAGCAGTGAATGGGGTAAAAAATATTATTGCAGTTACCTCAGGAAAAGGTGGGGTGGGAAAATCAACTACTTCGGTAAATTTAGCCCTGGCTCTGCAGGTACAAGGGGCAAGAGTAGGTATTTTAGATGCGGATATTTATGGCCCGTCTATTCCACATATGCTGGGGGCAAAAGAGCAACGCCCAACATCGCCAGATAATAAACATATCACGCCAATTACCGTTTATGGCTTACAATCTAACTCAATTGGTTATTTGATGGAAGAAGATAACGCCACCATTTGGCGTGGTCCGATGGCAAGCAGTGCGTTAAACCAATTATTAAATGAAACCTGGTGGAATGAATTGGATTATTTAGTGATTGATATGCCACCAGGTACGGGCGATATTCAGCTCACACTTTCCCAACAAATCCCCGTAACAGGTGCGGTGGTAGTGACGACACCTCAAGATATTGCATTGTTAGATGCGATAAAAGGCATTTCAATGTTTGAAAAAGTCTCTGTGCCAGTATTGGGGGTGATTGAAAATATGTCAATGCACATTTGCTCAAATTGTGGACACTCTGAGGCGATTTTCGGCACAGGTGGGGCGGATAAAATCGCACAAAAATACAGCACGCAAGTACTCGCACAACTGCCACTACATATTCGCTTACGTGAAGATTTAGACAGCGGTGTGCCAACGGTTGTTGCAGCACCAGAACACGAAATCAGCCAAGCCTATTTAGCATTGGCTGAAAAAGTAGCGGCTGAGCTTTACTGGCAAGGCAGTGTCATTCCGTCTGAAATTATGATCCGTGAAGTGAAGTAA